A window of the Hordeum vulgare subsp. vulgare chromosome 5H, MorexV3_pseudomolecules_assembly, whole genome shotgun sequence genome harbors these coding sequences:
- the LOC123397565 gene encoding PAN domain-containing protein At5g03700-like translates to MREGKRDPAIAVFLAAVFVAWAMLPIDGADGQEPVMQLSNGFTATHSADAPGRFEPVLFAPNGVFAFGFLRVGSASLDLAVVHLPSSFPLWRATPDRVADWSRPATLSFDRRLVLTVPEVGELWTTLNVVGDTVALLNSSDLVIRLFNGRGTPWRSFENPSDTLVLGQNFTMSSPPLISKNRRFSLRFAKTYMALHMEFYGGRTRPMYWQYTAREAQPENATQPPVYGRLDSRGFFGLYLLGGDQSVDMLAFDTFVRNLTGAFRRMTLDDDGNLRAYYWTEGSKAWTSDYKAITGPCELPTSCGAYGLCVPGGAPKCQCLINSTASISPPCRAEDSTDLCAGGGGQLFDVVRRNWVSLAYKEQLPFETYKTAAECEQSCAASCSCWGAVYNGGSGYCYLLDFPVETVVYEADDRKVGYFKVRKAQQQSAAGRGMPPGVTAAVVVASLVLASLAVAGAFIGWGRWQRQRRAGGVGMEQELTPGHYRDLKSMDSPNNSFKT, encoded by the coding sequence ATGAGGGAAGGCAAGCGTGATCCGGCCATCGCCGTCTTCCTCGCCGCGGTCTTCGTTGCGTGGGCGATGCTCCCGATCGACGGAGCCGACGGGCAAGAGCCGGTCATGCAGCTCTCGAACGGCTTCACCGCGACGCACTCGGCCGACGCGCCGGGGCGGTTCGAGCCGGTGCTGTTCGCGCCCAACGGCGTCTTCGCCTTCGGCTTCCTCCGCGTCGGCTCGGCATCCCTGGACCTCGCCGTCGTACACCTCCCTTCATCCTTCCCGCTATGGCGTGCCACGCCGGACCGTGTCGCCGACTGGTCGCGCCCGGCTACTCTCTCCTTCGACCGCCGCTTGGTCCTCACCGTCCCCGAGGTCGGCGAGCTCTGGACCACCCTCAACGTCGTCGGCGATACGGTCGCGCTCCTCAACTCGTCCGACCTCGTCATCCGGCTCTTCAACGGCCGCGGTACCCCTTGGCGTAGCTTTGAAAACCCATCGGACACGCTCGTCCTAGGCCAGAACTTCACCATGTCCTCGCCGCCGCTCATCTCCAAGAACCGCCGCTTCTCTCTCCGGTTCGCCAAGACGTACATGGCGCTGCACATGGAGTTCTACGGTGGCCGCACGAGGCCCATGTACTGGCAGTACACGGCTCGCGAGGCCCAGCCAGAGAACGCAACGCAGCCGCCGGTGTACGGCCGCCTGGACAGCCGCGGCTTCTTCGGGCTCTACCTCCTGGGTGGCGACCAGAGCGTCGACATGCTCGCGTTCGACACATTCGTTCGGAACCTCACCGGCGCCTTTCGGCGGATGACCCTGGACGACGACGGCAACCTCCGCGCATACTACTGGACCGAGGGCTCCAAAGCTTGGACCTCCGACTACAAGGCCATCACCGGGCCGTGCGAGCTGCCGACCTCCTGCGGCGCTTACGGCCTGTGCGTCCCCGGAGGAGCGCCCAAGTGCCAGTGTCTCATCAACAGCACCGCATCGATCTCCCCGCCCTGCCGCGCCGAGGACTCCACCGACCTCTGCGCGGGCGGCGGGGGGCAGCTGTTCGACGTTGTGCGGCGGAACTGGGTGTCACTGGCGTACAAGGAGCAGCTGCCGTTCGAGACGTACAAGACGGCGGCGGAGTGCGAGCAATCGTGCGCGGCCAGCTGCAGCTGCTGGGGCGCGGTGTACAACGGCGGGAGCGGCTACTGCTACCTCCTCGACTTTCCCGTGGAGACGGTGGTGTACGAGGCCGACGACCGGAAGGTGGGCTATTTCAAGGTCAGGAAGGCACAGCAGCAGAGCGCAGCGGGGCGGGGCATGCCGCCAGGCGTGACAGCCGCTGTGGTGGTTGCGTCGCTGGTCCTGGCGAGCCTGGCCGTGGCCGGGGCGTTCATCGGGTGGGGGCGGTGGCAGCGGCAACGGCGGGCTGGCGGTGTGGGGATGGAGCAGGAGCTGACTCCGGGCCATTACAGGGACCTCAAGTCCATGGACAGCCCAAACAATTCCTTCAAGACCTGA